In Acinetobacter sp. C32I, one genomic interval encodes:
- the rpmE gene encoding 50S ribosomal protein L31 has translation MRADIHPKYEKLVATCSCGNVIETRSALGKETIYLDVCSACHPFYTGKQKNVDTGGRIDKFKQRFSGMSRSIKR, from the coding sequence ATGCGCGCCGATATTCACCCTAAATATGAAAAATTAGTTGCTACTTGTTCATGTGGTAACGTAATCGAAACTCGTTCTGCTCTTGGTAAAGAAACGATTTACCTTGACGTATGTTCAGCTTGCCACCCATTCTATACTGGTAAACAAAAGAATGTGGATACAGGCGGCCGTATCGACAAATTCAAACAACGTTTCTCTGGTATGTCACGTTCTATCAAACGTTAA